The following are from one region of the Coffea eugenioides isolate CCC68of chromosome 2, Ceug_1.0, whole genome shotgun sequence genome:
- the LOC113762935 gene encoding putative pentatricopeptide repeat-containing protein At1g12700, mitochondrial isoform X2: MVGMRPLPSVIQFTKLLGRVVKMKQYSAAISLYKDMCFLGFPIDGYPLNIVINCYCLMGWVDCAFYALGSLFKRGYAPNVTTFTTLLKGLFAQQRVAEAQELFKKIIYERLCQPNEVMFGTVIDGLCKVGNIHVALEFLRIMERGKCKPNTIVYSTIIDSLCKDKMVDDALALFAEMIDKGISPNVITYTCLIQGLCNNGRWKEAKKLWDGMTDFDISPNICMYNMLVDMLSKEGQIKGAEGIISVMIKRGENPTTITFTTLLDGYCLQGQMGEARKVFDLMNAGGPGIDIHSYSILIYGYFKKKKVDKAMQLFREIPSKGLKADIATYNIVLQGLYGAGRCATAKQVFDDIQAAALKPGFHTYCVMLEGLCKNGHIDEAFLLLQKMESDGVELHIAMFTIIINGYCKSGKLDIALSVFCSLHSKKLHPSVVTYTTLIKGLCETGKLKEAEGFLVKMKADGYLLDSRAYNTIVHGFLKGGGYAEAKMHLEEMFGKGFSPDASTVSVLLDLVSTEGINLLDTVLKFPPNPHGEVHCKSSE; encoded by the coding sequence ATGGTCGGCATGAGGCCTCTGCCATCTGTTATTCAATTCACCAAATTGCTTGGTAGAGTAGTTAAGATGAAGCAATACTCTGCTGCAATTTCCCTTTACAAGGATATGTGTTTCTTGGGCTTTCCTATTGATGGTTATCCCTTGAATATAGTGATTAACTGTTACTGTCTGATGGGTTGGGTGGATTGTGCTTTTTATGCTTTGGGATCCTTATTCAAGCGCGGTTATGCACCCAATGTGACCACCTTCACCACTTTACTTAAAGGGCTCTTTGCGCAACAAAGGGTTGCCGAGGCACAAgaattattcaagaagataataTATGAAAGACTATGCCAACCCAATGAGGTTATGTTTGGGACTGTAATAGATGGGCTGTGCAAGGTTGGGAACATTCACGTTGCCCTTGAATTTCTTAGGATAATGGAAAGAGGAAAGTGTAAGCCCAATACTATCGTGTATAGCACTATCATTGACAGCTTGTGTAAGGATAAGATGGTTGATGATGCTCTTGCCCTTTTTGCTGAGATGATTGATAAGGGCATTTCCCCAAATGTCATCACTTATACTTGTTTGATTCAAGGCCTATGTAACAATGGCAGATGGAAGGAGGCTAAAAAGCTTTGGGATGGAATGACTGATTTTGATATTTCTCCAAATATTTGTATGTACAACATGTTGGTTGATATGCTTAGTAAGGAGGGACAGATTAAAGGTGCGGAGGGCATTATTAGTGTCATGATTAAGCGTGGTGAAAATCCTACTACCATCACCTTCACAACACTGCTAGATGGATATTGTTTACAGGGCCAAATGGGTGAGGCAAGAAAAGTTTTTGATCTAATGAATGCCGGAGGACCGGGTATTGATATTCACAGCTATAGTATTTTAATCTACGGATatttcaagaaaaagaaagtggACAAAGCTATGCAGCTCTTCAGAGAAATTCCATCTAAAGGTTTGAAAGCTGATATTGCTACTTATAACATAGTGCTGCAAGGTTTATATGGGGCAGGAAGGTGTGCCACTGCAAAACAAGTTTTCGATGATATTCAAGCTGCTGCACTAAAACCTGGTTTTCACACTTATTGTGTCATGTTAGAAGGTTTGTGCAAAAATGGCCATATTGATGAAGCATTTCTATTATTACAAAAGATGGAAAGTGATGGTGTAGAACTTCATATTGCTATGTTCACCATCATCATAAATGGATATTGCAAAAGTGGGAAACTGGACATTGCACTAAGTGTTTTCTGCAGTCTTCATAGTAAAAAATTGCATCCTAGTGTTGTGACTTACACAACACTGATTAAAGGACTTTGTGAAACAGGAAAGCTAAAGGAAGCTGAAGGGTTTCTTGTGAAAATGAAAGCTGATGGTTACTTGCTAGATAGCCGTGCATACAATACTATTGTTCATGGATTTCTTAAAGGCGGTGGATATGCTGAGGCAAAAATGCATCTTGAGGAAATGTTTGGGAAAGGTTTTTCTCCAGATGCCTCCACTGTTTCAGTGTTACTGGATTTAGTTTCCACTGAAGGAATTAATCTTCTTGATACAGTTCTAAAGTTTCCTCCCAATCCCCATGGGGAAGTACATTGTAAGTCTTCAGAATGA
- the LOC113762935 gene encoding pentatricopeptide repeat-containing protein At1g63330-like isoform X1, translated as MKSLICRAGMYHYSLRLGQRWRDTSRMAARARRAPVITSFDRNVAAGISVEHISPSPPRFWLPFSYMSRNFSAFPAPLQSQRSIEYSNRRLFKSGLLDNIDRLDDALDLYKHMVGMRPLPSVIQFTKLLGRVVKMKQYSAAISLYKDMCFLGFPIDGYPLNIVINCYCLMGWVDCAFYALGSLFKRGYAPNVTTFTTLLKGLFAQQRVAEAQELFKKIIYERLCQPNEVMFGTVIDGLCKVGNIHVALEFLRIMERGKCKPNTIVYSTIIDSLCKDKMVDDALALFAEMIDKGISPNVITYTCLIQGLCNNGRWKEAKKLWDGMTDFDISPNICMYNMLVDMLSKEGQIKGAEGIISVMIKRGENPTTITFTTLLDGYCLQGQMGEARKVFDLMNAGGPGIDIHSYSILIYGYFKKKKVDKAMQLFREIPSKGLKADIATYNIVLQGLYGAGRCATAKQVFDDIQAAALKPGFHTYCVMLEGLCKNGHIDEAFLLLQKMESDGVELHIAMFTIIINGYCKSGKLDIALSVFCSLHSKKLHPSVVTYTTLIKGLCETGKLKEAEGFLVKMKADGYLLDSRAYNTIVHGFLKGGGYAEAKMHLEEMFGKGFSPDASTVSVLLDLVSTEGINLLDTVLKFPPNPHGEVHCKSSE; from the coding sequence ATGAAATCGCTGATTTGCAGAGCAGGGATGTATCACTATTCACTACGTCTCGGACAAAGATGGAGAGACACTTCTCGGATGGCTGCTAGGGCGAGAAGAGCACCAGTCATCACTTCTTTCGATCGCAATGTCGCAGCAGGTATTTCTGTTGAGCATATCTCCCCAAGCCCACCTCGTTTTTGGTTACCCTTTAGTTATATGAGTAGAAATTTTAGTGCTTTTCCTGCCCCTCTTCAGTCTCAAAGGAGTATTGAGTATAGCAATCGGAGGTTGTTTAAATCTGGGTTACTTGATAATATTGACAGGCTTGATGATGCTTTGGATTTATACAAGCATATGGTCGGCATGAGGCCTCTGCCATCTGTTATTCAATTCACCAAATTGCTTGGTAGAGTAGTTAAGATGAAGCAATACTCTGCTGCAATTTCCCTTTACAAGGATATGTGTTTCTTGGGCTTTCCTATTGATGGTTATCCCTTGAATATAGTGATTAACTGTTACTGTCTGATGGGTTGGGTGGATTGTGCTTTTTATGCTTTGGGATCCTTATTCAAGCGCGGTTATGCACCCAATGTGACCACCTTCACCACTTTACTTAAAGGGCTCTTTGCGCAACAAAGGGTTGCCGAGGCACAAgaattattcaagaagataataTATGAAAGACTATGCCAACCCAATGAGGTTATGTTTGGGACTGTAATAGATGGGCTGTGCAAGGTTGGGAACATTCACGTTGCCCTTGAATTTCTTAGGATAATGGAAAGAGGAAAGTGTAAGCCCAATACTATCGTGTATAGCACTATCATTGACAGCTTGTGTAAGGATAAGATGGTTGATGATGCTCTTGCCCTTTTTGCTGAGATGATTGATAAGGGCATTTCCCCAAATGTCATCACTTATACTTGTTTGATTCAAGGCCTATGTAACAATGGCAGATGGAAGGAGGCTAAAAAGCTTTGGGATGGAATGACTGATTTTGATATTTCTCCAAATATTTGTATGTACAACATGTTGGTTGATATGCTTAGTAAGGAGGGACAGATTAAAGGTGCGGAGGGCATTATTAGTGTCATGATTAAGCGTGGTGAAAATCCTACTACCATCACCTTCACAACACTGCTAGATGGATATTGTTTACAGGGCCAAATGGGTGAGGCAAGAAAAGTTTTTGATCTAATGAATGCCGGAGGACCGGGTATTGATATTCACAGCTATAGTATTTTAATCTACGGATatttcaagaaaaagaaagtggACAAAGCTATGCAGCTCTTCAGAGAAATTCCATCTAAAGGTTTGAAAGCTGATATTGCTACTTATAACATAGTGCTGCAAGGTTTATATGGGGCAGGAAGGTGTGCCACTGCAAAACAAGTTTTCGATGATATTCAAGCTGCTGCACTAAAACCTGGTTTTCACACTTATTGTGTCATGTTAGAAGGTTTGTGCAAAAATGGCCATATTGATGAAGCATTTCTATTATTACAAAAGATGGAAAGTGATGGTGTAGAACTTCATATTGCTATGTTCACCATCATCATAAATGGATATTGCAAAAGTGGGAAACTGGACATTGCACTAAGTGTTTTCTGCAGTCTTCATAGTAAAAAATTGCATCCTAGTGTTGTGACTTACACAACACTGATTAAAGGACTTTGTGAAACAGGAAAGCTAAAGGAAGCTGAAGGGTTTCTTGTGAAAATGAAAGCTGATGGTTACTTGCTAGATAGCCGTGCATACAATACTATTGTTCATGGATTTCTTAAAGGCGGTGGATATGCTGAGGCAAAAATGCATCTTGAGGAAATGTTTGGGAAAGGTTTTTCTCCAGATGCCTCCACTGTTTCAGTGTTACTGGATTTAGTTTCCACTGAAGGAATTAATCTTCTTGATACAGTTCTAAAGTTTCCTCCCAATCCCCATGGGGAAGTACATTGTAAGTCTTCAGAATGA
- the LOC113760109 gene encoding zinc finger BED domain-containing protein RICESLEEPER 2-like: protein MKQHKYKGSLEPWTACVYGLMSTQDKGSQPEISCIPLVSNADSCTPLILDNPIFVSNESTMNPGDVMTNPITQSTPLGNIQEGQEAVVADDNNEEGENDKLDEDDEFHIPKRNKTSEAWEDFNEFEENGNYYAICRYCNKKLSRGKSKQTTSLWRHRNSCPSRKASLRQAAQQTKLNFQSADDAFPTIPPLHTEKFDMEKMREAAAHWIVMHEHPFTILEEEGLNIFLKRGMPEWQKITRGVAKNDCVAVYELEKKKLKKKLRNVIKVSLTTDLWKSKNQKIEYMVITGHWIDSDWKLQKRVLNFVHIPPPKRGVEIAASLFKCVKDWGIEQKIYTISVDNASANDVAIRVLRDDFSRSKKLLGGGKLFHVRCCAHILNLIVQVGLSEIADIVNKIRDSVDFVNRSETRSLLFAEIAQQLQIPGKKLLYDCRTRWNATFEMLSCAMKFKDIFPRFQDRDPLYDSCPAYEDWEKAEKVCSVLEKFWAATHVISGSEYPTSNLFLQEVVKIKKVLDSRANDENDFIRAMIRKMKAKFDKYWGECNLLMAIAAILDPRQKMRVVEFAFPQMFPSFEAQEHIFSVKKALFELYDEYADLNATGNENAVHSCASEGPQKNATSSSRWVDFDEYCDEMETTEPQKSELVDYLEKASLKTGSNPNAYDCLEWWKSNRVAYPILSEMAADILAIPITTVASEATFSAGTRVIDSYRASLHPDTVQVLLCAGDWCRKLHGISKKVKQAKIIKEIELPKI, encoded by the exons ATGAAGCAACACAAGTATAAGGGCAG CTTGGAGCCTTGGACTGCATGTGTTTATGGACTGATGTCAACCCAAGACAAGGGCAGTCAACCCGAGATTTCTTGTATCCCACTGGTTTCCAATGCTGATTCATGTACTCCATTGATATTGGACAACCCAATATTTGTCTCCAATGAGTCAACGATGAATCCAGGAGACGTGATGACTAATCCAATTACACAAAGTACTCCTTTGGGTAATATACAAGAAGGACAAGAAGCTGTGGTTGCTGACGATAACAatgaagaaggagaaaatgataaattagatgaagatgatgaatTCCATATTCCAAAACGGAATAAAACTTCTGAAGCTTGGGAGGACTTCAACGAATTTGAAGAAAATGGCAATTACTATGCCATTTGCCGTTACTGCAATAAAAAGCTATCGAGGGGTAAATCAAAGCAAACAACTAGCTTGTGGCGGCACCGAAACTCATGTCCATCTAGAAAAGCAAGTTTAAGACAAGCTGCACAACAAACGAAACTGAACTTTCAGTCGGCTGATGATGCATTTCCTACTATACCACCTTTGCATACCGAAAAATTTGACATGGAGAAAATGAGAGAAGCCGCTGCACATTGGATTGTGATGCACGAACATCCCTTCACCATTCTTGAAGAAGAAGGTTTGAATATTTTCCTAAAGCGTGGCATGCCCGAGTGGCAAAAGATCACTAGAGGAGTAGCAAAAAATGATTGTGTGGCAGTCTATGAACTTGAGAAAAAGAAGCTGAAGAAAAAGTTGAGAAATGTGATAAAGGTGAGCCTCACAACCGATCTTTGgaaatccaaaaatcaaaagatcgAATATATGGTTATTACTGGCCATTGGATTGACTCGGATTGGAAGCTACAAAAGAGAGTGCTCAACTTTGTTCACATACCACCTCCTAAACGAGGGGTTGAGATTGCTGCTTCACTCTTCAAGTGTGTGAAGGATTGGGGTATTGAGCAAAAAATATACACAATTTCAGTTGACAATGCTTCAGCCAATGATGTGGCTATTAGAGTTTTGCGGGATGATTTTAGTAGATCGAAGAAACTATTAGGTGGCGGCAAGTTGTTTCATGTTCGATGCTGTGCGCATATCTTGAACCTTATTGTTCAAGTCGGCCTTTCTGAGATTGCGGACATTGTAAACAAAATTAGGGACAGCGTCGATTTTGTCAATCGCTCGGAGACCAGATCATTGTTGTTCGCTGAGATTGCACAACAACTTCAAATACCCGGGAAGAAGTTGCTTTATGATTGTCGAACAAGATGGAATGCCACCTTCGAAATGTTAAGCTGTGCTATGAAGTTCAAAGATATTTTTCCTCGTTTTCAAGATAGAGATCCACTCTATGATTCCTGTCCAGCTTATGAGGATTGGGAAAAAGCAGAAAAAGTGTGCTCTGTGTTAGAGAAATTTTGGGCAGCCACACATGTGATATCCGGGAGTGAATATCCTACGAGCAATTTGTTCCTTCAAGAGGTTGTGAAAATTAAGAAAGTCTTAGATTCTCGagcaaatgatgaaaatgacTTCATCCGAGCTATGATTAGAAAGATGAAGGCCAAGTTCGACAAATATTGGGGCGAATGCAATTTGTTAATGGCTATTGCTGCCATTTTAGATCCAAGGCAGAAAATGAGAGTTGTTGAGTTTGCCTTCCCTCAAATGTTTCCATCTTTTGAGGCACAAGAACATATTTTCAGCGTGAAGAAAGCTTTATTTGAGCTTTATGATGAGTATGCAGATTTGAATGCAACTGGAAATGAAAATGCAGTCCACTCATGTGCTTCAGAAGGGCCACAAAAAAATGCAACATCTTCTTCTAGGTGGGTTGACTTTGATGAGTACTGTGACGAAATGGAGACTACTGAGCCACAGAAATCTGAATTGGTGGATTATTTAGAAAAGGCTAGCCTAAAGACTGGTTCCAACCCAAATGCCTATGATTGTTTGGAGTGGTGGAAAAGCAATAGGGTTGCGTATCCAATATTGTCCGAAATGGCGGCTGACATCTTGGCTATTCCTATAACTACAGTGGCATCTGAGGCCACATTTAGTGCCGGAACTCGAGTTATTGATAGCTATCGTGCTTCGCTTCATCCAGATACGGTTCAAGTGTTGTTGTGTGCAGGGGACTGGTGTAGAAAGCTTCACGGGATCTCAAAGAAAGTGAAA CAAgctaaaataatcaaagaaaTTGAATTGCCCAAGATTTGA